From one Spirochaetota bacterium genomic stretch:
- a CDS encoding valine--tRNA ligase: protein MELSASYDPKIAESKWYAIWEKEGLFHGDENDPREAYSIVIPPPNVTGNLHMGHALNNTLQDILIRWQRMNGKATCWMPGMDHAGIATQNVVERLLLKEGKSKYDLGREEFIKRVWDWKEHSGGQIKEQLKRLGCSLDWVRERFTLDEGLSHAVRTVFVTLYKEGLIYQGYRIINWCPRCETALSDIETEYKDLAGKLYYIHYPYEDGKGHITVATTRPETMLGDTAVAVNPNDSRYAHLIGKNVVLPLMNRIIPIIADEFVDPAFGTGLVKVTPAHDPNDFEMGKRHNLEEINIFDKNAIVNDNGGIYKGLDRYKAREKVLEDLQAQGLLEKIEEHNHAVGHCYRCHTVIEPYLSKQWFVKIHPLAQEAIRVVEEGKIRFVPQQWTKIYFEWMYNIKDWCISRQLWWGHRIPAFYCKDCGHIMVELEDPTVCSMCNSKNLEQDPDVLDTWFSSALWPFSTFGWPQKTKSLEKFYPTSVLVTGFDIIFFWVARMIMMGCKFMNDVPFRDVYIHALVRDEHGQKMSKSRGNVIDPLIMMDKYGTDAFRFTLAIFAAQGRDIILSEKRIEGYSAFCNKIWNSTRFILMNLGNDFKPKAIDINSLELFDKWILHAFNQTVKKTTQALVEYRFNDAAQTLYDFWWHEFCDWYIELTKPRIYTGDSSTGTIAKQVLYFVLHEYLKLLHPFMPFITEEIWSNITRGQGRIVVAPWPQYDERFNFEQEFGNAELFKEIVYKIRNIRGEMNVPPDKKAHVVIKAGKKIEQFICEQENNLKILAKLDAVEYNAAYTPQKTDASAVLPECEIYMPLKDLIDIDKERARLDKEIVRIQSELDKVLKKLNDSTFLMKAPSHIIEKEQNKKAELEEVLGKLVASREKLG, encoded by the coding sequence ATGGAATTGTCAGCATCATACGATCCAAAAATTGCCGAATCAAAATGGTATGCAATCTGGGAAAAGGAAGGACTATTTCATGGTGATGAAAATGACCCGCGTGAAGCATATTCAATTGTTATACCACCACCCAATGTTACTGGCAATTTGCATATGGGGCATGCTCTCAATAATACATTGCAGGATATCCTTATCCGATGGCAGAGAATGAATGGGAAGGCAACATGCTGGATGCCTGGCATGGATCATGCTGGGATTGCCACACAGAATGTTGTGGAACGACTGCTTCTTAAAGAAGGTAAGTCAAAATATGATTTGGGAAGAGAAGAGTTTATAAAACGCGTATGGGACTGGAAGGAACATTCAGGAGGGCAGATTAAAGAGCAGCTTAAGCGTTTGGGGTGTTCGCTTGACTGGGTGCGTGAACGCTTTACCCTGGACGAAGGCTTATCGCATGCTGTGCGTACTGTGTTTGTGACATTATATAAAGAAGGACTTATTTATCAGGGATACCGGATTATAAACTGGTGTCCCCGCTGCGAAACTGCTTTGTCGGACATTGAAACTGAATATAAGGACCTGGCAGGCAAGTTATATTATATCCACTATCCCTATGAAGATGGCAAGGGGCATATTACGGTGGCAACAACACGCCCTGAAACCATGTTAGGTGATACCGCTGTTGCGGTAAACCCCAATGATAGCCGCTATGCCCACCTGATTGGGAAAAACGTAGTACTACCACTTATGAACAGGATTATCCCCATAATTGCTGATGAGTTTGTTGATCCTGCATTTGGTACAGGGCTTGTTAAGGTAACACCAGCCCATGATCCCAATGACTTTGAGATGGGAAAGCGTCATAACCTTGAAGAGATAAATATCTTTGATAAGAATGCAATTGTAAACGATAATGGTGGAATATATAAAGGCCTTGACCGCTACAAGGCTCGCGAAAAGGTATTAGAAGATTTACAAGCTCAAGGCCTTTTAGAAAAGATAGAAGAGCATAACCATGCCGTTGGCCATTGCTATAGATGCCACACCGTCATTGAGCCGTATTTGTCCAAGCAGTGGTTTGTAAAGATTCATCCGCTGGCACAGGAAGCAATCAGGGTTGTTGAAGAAGGCAAAATACGATTTGTTCCACAGCAATGGACAAAGATATACTTTGAGTGGATGTATAACATTAAGGACTGGTGTATATCACGGCAATTGTGGTGGGGACACCGCATACCTGCGTTTTACTGTAAGGACTGTGGCCATATCATGGTTGAGTTAGAAGATCCAACCGTGTGTAGCATGTGCAATTCCAAAAATTTAGAACAGGATCCGGACGTACTTGATACGTGGTTTTCTTCTGCATTGTGGCCATTTTCAACATTTGGCTGGCCGCAAAAGACAAAGTCACTGGAAAAATTTTATCCCACCAGTGTGCTGGTAACAGGGTTTGATATTATTTTCTTCTGGGTGGCCCGCATGATCATGATGGGCTGCAAATTTATGAATGATGTTCCTTTTCGCGATGTATATATTCATGCACTGGTACGAGATGAGCATGGTCAGAAGATGAGTAAGTCGCGCGGAAATGTTATAGATCCACTCATTATGATGGATAAATATGGCACCGATGCATTCAGATTTACCTTAGCTATATTTGCTGCGCAGGGAAGGGATATAATACTATCTGAAAAGCGCATTGAAGGCTACAGTGCATTCTGCAACAAGATATGGAATAGTACCCGTTTTATTCTGATGAATTTGGGCAATGATTTCAAGCCCAAAGCCATTGACATTAATTCACTGGAGTTGTTTGATAAATGGATACTGCATGCATTCAACCAAACGGTGAAGAAGACAACTCAGGCGCTTGTTGAGTATCGGTTTAACGATGCAGCACAAACGCTGTATGATTTCTGGTGGCATGAATTCTGCGACTGGTATATTGAGCTTACAAAGCCACGCATTTATACGGGGGATTCTTCAACAGGAACTATCGCCAAACAGGTACTGTATTTTGTGCTCCATGAATACCTTAAATTGCTGCACCCGTTTATGCCGTTTATTACCGAGGAGATATGGAGTAACATTACACGTGGACAGGGGCGCATTGTGGTGGCACCATGGCCACAGTATGATGAACGTTTTAATTTTGAACAAGAGTTTGGTAATGCTGAATTGTTTAAGGAGATAGTATATAAAATTAGAAATATTCGCGGTGAAATGAATGTACCCCCTGATAAAAAGGCTCATGTTGTTATCAAGGCAGGGAAAAAAATTGAACAGTTTATTTGTGAGCAGGAGAATAACCTGAAAATTTTAGCAAAGCTTGACGCTGTTGAATACAATGCTGCGTATACTCCGCAGAAAACAGATGCATCAGCGGTGCTTCCGGAATGTGAGATATATATGCCACTTAAGGATTTGATTGACATAGATAAAGAAAGAGCACGCCTTGACAAGGAAATTGTACGTATACAGAGTGAGCTTGACAAGGTGCTGAAAAAATTAAATGACAGCACATTTCTAATGAAAGCACCATCGCATATTATTGAAAAAGAACAGAATAAAAAAGCAGAACTTGAAGAAGTGCTTGGGAAGCTTGTAGCAAGCAGGGAAAAGTTGGGGTAA